The following coding sequences lie in one Arachis stenosperma cultivar V10309 chromosome 5, arast.V10309.gnm1.PFL2, whole genome shotgun sequence genomic window:
- the LOC130980752 gene encoding uncharacterized protein LOC130980752, which yields MSTHGRGRGQGRGRIGTVTPSLAGNDPVDFMAALGNMAAAMQATAEALGNLINQGNHRNNNDEDGPMTLATFLKVHPPTFRGTSNPTDADNWIQAMERALQAQQVPEEQWVEFGTYQLQGEAQHWWQGTRRILQPDGAVIPWEVFRTEFYKKYFPNSARNAKELELMQLKQGHMTVAEYTSRFEELCRFPRICQGAPDNFAEWKCIKYEGGLRSDILSFVAPMEIRVFSELVNKSRVAENCLRKATLDKSDQRIFVRRDQGRNFAPRGQDFKRGDYTPQPHLGQNNFQRFSNNNSQGRGKGKQAQTPPNDLTCRRCGKYHPNTPCRAGLGVCYYCGEAGHLSWNCPEKKKNQEAGKAQHQGRVFTMTADGAGTTDTPIRGNHALIIKISDCLA from the coding sequence ATGTCGACTCACGGACGCGGTCGCGGCCAAGGTAGAGGTAGGATAGGCACTGTTACTCCTAGCCTAGCAGGGAATGATCCAGTAGACTTCATGGCTGCCCTGGGAAATATGGCTGCGGCTATGCAGGCGACAGCCGAGGCACTGGGTAATCTGATAAACCAGGGTAATCATAGAAACAATAATGATGAGGACGGTCCCATGACACTTGCTACATTTTTGAAAGTTCACCCTCCGACCTTTAGGGGAACCTCAAATCCCACAGATGCAGATAATTGGATTCAAGCTATGGAACGGGCACTGCAGGCTCAGCAGGTTCCTGAGGAGCAATGGGTTGAGTTTGGAACTTATCAGCTGCAGGGTGAGGCTCAGCATTGGTGGCAGGGGACACGACGTATCCTGCAGCCAGATGGCGCTGTGATTCCTTGGGAGGTTTTCCGAACAGAGTTTTATAAGAAATACTTTCCTAATTCAGCCAGAAATGCCAAAGAACTTGAATTGATGCAGTTAAAGCAGGGACATATGACTGTTGCTGAGTATACTAGCAGGTTTGAGGAGTTATGTCGCTTTCCTCGTATTTGTCAAGGTGCGCCTGATAATTTTGCTGAGTGGAAAtgtattaagtatgagggaGGTCTTCGAAGTGATATTCTGAGCTTCGTTGCACCAATGGAGATCAGAGTGTTTTCAGAACTGGTAAACAAAAGTAGAGTTGCTGAGAATTGTCTAAGAAAGGCGACATTAGATAAGAGTGATCAGCGAATTTTTGTTAGGAGAGATCAGGGAAGGAACTTCGCCCCTAGAGGACAAGATTTTAAGCGAGGCGATTACACCCCACAACCACATTTGGGTCAGAATAACTTCCAGAGATTCAGTAATAATAACAGCCAGGGAAgaggcaaaggaaagcaagctCAGACCCCACCGAATGATTTAACTTGTAGGAGGTGTGGAAAGTACCACCCGAATACTCCGTGCAGGGCTGGTTTAGGTGTATGCTATTACTGTGGTGAAGCTGGGCATTTGTCTTGGAATTGtccagaaaagaagaagaatcaagAAGCTGGAAAGGCACAACATCAGGGACGCGTGTTCACTATGACAGCGGATGGTGCTGGAACCACAGATACTCCGATTAGAGGTAATCACGCACTGATAATCAAAATTTCTGACTGCCTTGCGTAG
- the LOC130980753 gene encoding uncharacterized protein LOC130980753 has translation MKNCWCKELQETFQLNPLVKELTTRISLDVDTHSTFVLSKEKALFTRVLRFMNNMSALSLRGILENNKLAEANYDDWYRNLRIVLMHERLIDIIDKLAVTAPFPKEDGSIDNEATKAYEKYLENRLTAKCIILASMSSDLQRQHQDMDPPTIVEHLKKMYSAQSKTARYQLSKTLFRSTLDVDSLVGPHVLKMIDLIEQKEKLGYKLGKELSQDLILQSLLKTLSQFIVSFNMIKVSCDLHEMLNMLIDYENQIASEKKKGVAIVVGSSSKKKGKWKESF, from the exons ATGAAGAATTGCTGGTGCAAGGAGTTGCAAgaaacttttcaattaaatccaTTGGTCAAAGAGTTGACAACAAGGATCAGTCTCGATGTGGATACACATAGTACCTTCGTACTATCGAAGGAGAAAGCTTTATTCACTAGGGTACTCAG ATTCATGAATAATATGTCTGCTCTATCACTACGTGGCATACTTGAAAATAACAAATTGGCTGAAGCCAATTATGATGATTGGTATCGCAATTTGAGAATTGTTCTCATGCATGAAAGGCTAATTGATATAATCGATAAGCTTGCTGTTACGGCCCCATTTCCTAAAGAGGATGGAAGTATTGATAATGAGGCAACCAAGGCTTATGAGAAGTACTTAGAAAATCGTCTTACTGCCaaatgcatcattctggcaTCCATGAGTTCTGATCTTCAGAGGCAACATCAGGATATGGATCCACCAACTATTGTTGAACATCTTAAGAAGATGTATAGTGCACAAAGTAAGACGGCCCGATATCAATTGTCTAAAACTTTGTTTAGATCCACACTTGATGTAGACTCTCTTGTTGGACCCCATGTTCTTAAGATGATTGATCTTATTGAACAAAAAGAGAAGTTGGGATACAAATTGGGCAAAGAACTTTCACAAGATTTGATCTTGCAATCTCTTCTAAAAACTTTATCACAATTCATTGTTAGTTTTAATATGATTAAAGTAAGCTGTGATCTTCATGAAATGCTCAACATGTTAATTGATTATGAGAATCAAATTGCATctgagaaaaagaaaggagttgCTATTGTAGTTGGCAGCTCTTCTAAGAAGAAAGGAAAATGGAAAGAATCATTTTAA